The following are encoded together in the Oceanobacillus zhaokaii genome:
- the recU gene encoding Holliday junction resolvase RecU, whose product MNYPNGQKKIISKQATSWQSKKSFSNRGMSLEDDINTTNQFYLDIDRAVIHKKPTPVQIVNVHYPRRSAAVITEAYFKQASTTDYNGLYRGKYVDFEAKETKNKTIFPLANIHEHQINHMKSIVEHEGICFLLIRFAAHEETYYMQAEKLFPYWYDKLHGGRKSIPYEKIKLDGFHIPLQYQARVDYLSVIDKLYF is encoded by the coding sequence ATGAATTATCCGAATGGACAAAAGAAAATCATATCAAAACAGGCAACATCCTGGCAATCGAAGAAATCATTCAGTAATCGAGGGATGTCACTAGAGGATGATATAAATACTACAAATCAGTTTTACTTGGATATTGATCGTGCCGTCATCCATAAGAAACCAACACCAGTCCAAATTGTAAACGTGCATTATCCAAGACGAAGTGCAGCTGTTATTACGGAAGCCTACTTTAAACAAGCATCAACAACAGATTATAATGGCTTATACCGTGGGAAATATGTCGATTTTGAAGCAAAGGAAACAAAGAATAAAACGATCTTTCCATTGGCAAATATTCATGAACATCAAATCAATCATATGAAATCAATTGTTGAGCATGAAGGTATTTGCTTCCTACTTATCCGCTTTGCTGCACATGAAGAGACTTATTACATGCAAGCAGAGAAACTTTTTCCCTATTGGTACGATAAATTACACGGCGGAAGGAAATCAATCCCTTATGAAAAAATTAAACTGGATGGGTTTCATATCCCCCTGCAGTATCAAGCAAGGGTTGATTATTTATCAGTTATTGATAAGCTTTATTTTTAG
- a CDS encoding transglycosylase domain-containing protein: MADNSQTRTARRKQKKKKNRKKPLWKRILLFGFIIILAIGIGIGGLFTYWIVTAPDIDAEQLSDPFSSSFLDQNGDEFAVLGAENRIKVDYEDLPQVLIDAVTATEDARFFEHAGIDLRRIGGAILANFKNGFGSEGASTITQQVVEKSFLTPEKELKLKVQEQWLALKLERQYSKEEILEMYLNKIFYGANSYGVAKAAETYFGVTDLQELTLPQAAILAGLPQRPTAYNPFQNPDLTKERMDTVLTLMVRHGKVTQAQADEARAVDIPSLLVETQPDSTPYEAFIQQVEKEVKEKVDGADIFSDGLKIHTTLDPSIQDHVEFLLTDSDQNPIPYPDDEMQAGMVILDTKNGAIKAIGGSRNNDGNWGTNYATEADFQPGSTIKPILDYGPAIEYDKMSTYHLINDDKPYEIAGTDGQVINNWNRQYSGWITARHALSQSLNVPAVKVFEEVGRENAKTFAEGLGINFADDQVQLTDAIGGAKTEITPLQLAGAYRAFGNEGIYNEPYAVTKVEFPDGRVVDLVPEPEAVMSDYTAYMITDMLKTSITEGVGYKANVPGLPIAGKTGTTNLKDKPGSPDSWLAGYTTNYTMAVWTGGYTDEEGKRDVMPTTEIPHALFKNTMETISQGLDTADFAKPDSVVEVAVEKGSNPATLPSEYTPSSQIVTELFVKGTEPTNRSKKYDELDPVTGLKATYDEEANAIRVDWQYDSENDVTFDVSATVNGGEKQNLSSTEEKSIEISEVEPNAEYVIEVIVNDGSSTSKPATTSVKTPGDEEEEELPGVSGLSADYIEESSIIDVSWDYNGPPAAYEVSVNGQVQTVDSKGIEISGGSPGQNYTITVTPIGKNGANEGIRGVTESTSLTIPNTEEDNTEPEPDSGNEPESEPESEPEPEPDPEPEPEPEPDPEPNPEQDQDTETDSNPENQQDSETDTENNTE; this comes from the coding sequence ATGGCAGATAATAGCCAAACTCGCACAGCAAGAAGAAAACAAAAGAAGAAAAAAAACAGAAAAAAACCATTATGGAAGAGAATTCTATTATTCGGCTTTATAATTATTTTAGCAATTGGAATTGGTATTGGAGGATTATTCACCTACTGGATTGTAACTGCGCCAGATATAGACGCAGAACAATTATCTGACCCGTTTTCATCATCCTTTTTAGATCAAAATGGCGATGAATTTGCGGTGCTCGGTGCAGAAAATCGTATAAAAGTTGATTATGAAGATTTGCCGCAGGTGCTAATTGACGCCGTAACTGCAACCGAAGATGCGAGATTCTTTGAACATGCCGGTATTGATTTACGTCGAATCGGTGGTGCAATCCTTGCCAATTTTAAGAATGGCTTTGGCTCTGAGGGTGCGAGTACCATTACACAACAAGTAGTGGAAAAATCATTTTTAACCCCTGAGAAAGAATTAAAGCTGAAAGTGCAGGAACAATGGCTAGCATTAAAACTAGAACGTCAATACTCCAAAGAAGAAATTTTAGAAATGTATTTGAATAAAATATTCTATGGTGCAAACTCATACGGTGTTGCCAAAGCAGCAGAAACCTACTTTGGTGTTACCGATTTACAAGAGCTGACATTACCTCAAGCTGCAATCCTAGCTGGGTTACCGCAAAGGCCAACAGCATATAATCCATTCCAAAATCCTGATTTAACTAAAGAAAGAATGGATACCGTATTAACGCTGATGGTAAGACATGGAAAAGTTACACAAGCACAAGCGGATGAAGCAAGAGCGGTTGATATACCTTCCCTGCTCGTTGAAACACAACCAGACTCAACACCATACGAAGCATTTATTCAACAAGTAGAAAAAGAAGTAAAAGAAAAAGTAGATGGCGCAGATATATTCTCTGATGGATTAAAGATTCACACGACATTAGATCCAAGCATACAGGATCATGTTGAATTTTTACTAACGGATAGTGACCAAAACCCGATTCCATATCCAGATGATGAAATGCAAGCTGGTATGGTCATTCTCGATACGAAAAATGGTGCAATTAAAGCAATAGGCGGTAGTAGGAATAATGATGGAAATTGGGGAACAAACTATGCTACCGAAGCTGATTTTCAACCTGGTTCTACAATTAAACCAATTCTTGATTATGGTCCAGCAATTGAATACGATAAAATGTCAACTTATCATCTAATAAATGATGATAAGCCATATGAAATTGCAGGAACAGATGGTCAAGTCATCAACAACTGGAATCGTCAATATTCAGGTTGGATAACAGCTAGACATGCGTTAAGTCAATCTCTAAATGTGCCTGCGGTTAAGGTATTTGAAGAAGTTGGCAGAGAAAATGCGAAAACCTTTGCTGAAGGTTTGGGGATTAATTTTGCTGATGATCAAGTTCAATTAACCGATGCGATTGGTGGAGCTAAAACGGAGATAACACCTCTGCAATTAGCAGGTGCATACCGTGCATTTGGTAATGAAGGAATTTATAATGAACCTTATGCTGTTACGAAGGTAGAATTTCCTGATGGACGAGTCGTTGATCTCGTACCAGAACCAGAGGCCGTGATGTCTGATTACACAGCATACATGATTACGGATATGCTGAAAACATCCATAACAGAAGGTGTTGGTTATAAAGCGAACGTTCCAGGTTTACCTATCGCTGGTAAAACAGGAACAACGAATTTAAAGGATAAACCTGGAAGTCCAGATTCTTGGCTTGCTGGGTACACGACAAACTATACGATGGCTGTATGGACAGGTGGCTATACAGATGAAGAAGGAAAACGGGATGTTATGCCAACTACAGAAATCCCACATGCCCTATTCAAAAATACGATGGAAACTATTTCACAAGGACTTGATACAGCCGATTTCGCCAAGCCTGACTCTGTTGTAGAGGTTGCAGTTGAAAAAGGCTCTAACCCTGCTACATTACCAAGTGAATATACTCCGTCATCACAAATTGTAACGGAGTTGTTTGTCAAAGGCACCGAGCCAACCAATAGGTCGAAGAAATACGATGAACTTGACCCTGTCACAGGATTAAAAGCAACCTATGATGAGGAAGCAAATGCAATCCGAGTTGATTGGCAATATGATTCAGAAAATGATGTGACATTTGATGTTAGTGCAACAGTTAACGGTGGTGAAAAACAAAACCTATCGTCAACAGAAGAAAAGTCAATCGAAATATCGGAAGTTGAGCCTAATGCAGAGTATGTAATTGAGGTCATTGTAAATGACGGATCAAGCACTAGTAAACCTGCAACAACATCAGTGAAGACACCGGGTGACGAGGAAGAAGAAGAACTTCCAGGGGTATCTGGTTTATCTGCAGATTATATTGAGGAAAGCTCAATCATTGATGTTTCCTGGGATTATAATGGTCCCCCGGCTGCTTATGAAGTCTCTGTAAATGGGCAAGTACAAACAGTGGATTCGAAAGGGATTGAAATAAGCGGAGGTTCACCAGGACAAAATTATACAATTACGGTAACTCCAATTGGTAAAAATGGCGCGAATGAAGGAATTAGAGGTGTTACAGAGAGCACATCTTTAACTATTCCTAATACCGAGGAGGATAATACTGAACCTGAACCTGATTCTGGCAACGAACCAGAGTCGGAGCCAGAATCAGAGCCAGAGCCAGAGCCAGATCCTGAGCCTGAGCCTGAGCCTGAGCCAGATCCTGAGCCTAATCCAGAACAGGATCAAGATACAGAAACAGATTCCAATCCTGAAAATCAGCAAGATTCAGAAACAGACACAGAAAATAATACAGAGTGA
- the nth gene encoding endonuclease III produces MLNKKQIRYCLDAMAEMFPDAKGELIHSNPFELVIAVLLSAQCTDKLVNKVTAGLFLKYKEPEDYLAVPLEELQQDIRSIGLYRTKAKNIQKLCQSLIDDFAGEVPRTIKELMTLAGVGRKTANVVASIAFDEPAIAVDTHVERVSKRLGICRWKDSVIEVEETLMRKIPREEWSVTHHRMIFFGRYHCKARNPNCLECPLLELCREGKKRVKNVQ; encoded by the coding sequence ATGTTGAATAAAAAGCAAATCAGATATTGTCTAGATGCTATGGCAGAAATGTTTCCAGATGCAAAGGGTGAATTAATTCATTCCAATCCATTCGAACTGGTCATTGCCGTCTTATTATCTGCTCAATGTACAGATAAGCTTGTTAATAAAGTAACTGCTGGTTTATTTCTTAAATACAAAGAACCAGAGGATTATTTAGCAGTACCTTTAGAAGAATTACAGCAAGATATTCGATCAATTGGCCTATACAGAACAAAAGCAAAAAACATCCAGAAGCTCTGTCAATCATTAATTGATGATTTTGCTGGAGAGGTACCAAGAACTATAAAAGAATTAATGACGCTTGCCGGTGTTGGAAGAAAAACAGCAAACGTCGTTGCTTCCATTGCTTTTGATGAGCCAGCAATAGCTGTAGATACCCATGTAGAACGGGTTTCAAAAAGGCTTGGGATCTGCAGATGGAAGGATTCCGTAATAGAGGTAGAAGAAACATTAATGCGTAAAATACCTCGTGAAGAGTGGAGCGTAACACACCATAGAATGATCTTCTTTGGCAGATACCACTGCAAAGCCAGAAATCCAAATTGTCTTGAATGTCCATTACTCGAGCTTTGCAGAGAAGGAAAGAAACGGGTGAAGAATGTTCAATAA
- a CDS encoding DnaD domain-containing protein, translating to MSNSIPFQKILLNQLPIPIKLLTSYHSLGLDEREVMVIIHLLRYLQENNDFPTPFELAEQMTISEKDCANILRKLIQNDFLAIEQQMNEEQQLSESYLLDPLWEKLYSPVPVQEEKTVGTIFILFEQEFGRPLSPFEIETINAWLDEDKIAPALIKAGLRESVLMGKLNFKYIDRILREWKKKGIHSVEQARDASKGFHNKQVIKQDNQQKRDTSFYYNWLEGEE from the coding sequence ATGTCAAATTCAATACCATTTCAAAAAATATTATTAAATCAATTACCAATCCCCATTAAACTTCTAACAAGCTATCATTCCCTTGGTTTAGATGAAAGGGAGGTTATGGTGATCATCCACTTATTGCGTTATCTTCAAGAAAACAATGATTTTCCAACGCCATTTGAGCTTGCAGAACAGATGACAATATCTGAAAAGGATTGTGCAAACATTCTTCGGAAGCTAATTCAAAATGATTTTCTTGCAATTGAACAACAAATGAATGAGGAGCAACAATTAAGTGAATCATATTTACTTGATCCTCTTTGGGAGAAGCTATATTCTCCAGTCCCTGTTCAAGAAGAAAAAACAGTTGGGACGATTTTTATTTTATTCGAGCAGGAATTTGGCAGACCGTTATCTCCTTTCGAAATTGAAACAATTAATGCATGGTTAGATGAAGATAAAATCGCACCAGCATTAATAAAAGCTGGCTTACGTGAATCGGTATTAATGGGCAAACTAAACTTCAAATATATTGACCGAATTCTTAGGGAATGGAAGAAAAAAGGGATACATTCAGTTGAGCAAGCCCGTGATGCTAGCAAAGGCTTCCACAACAAACAAGTAATAAAACAAGATAACCAACAAAAGAGGGATACCTCCTTTTATTATAACTGGCTAGAAGGGGAAGAATAG